The following proteins are co-located in the Ruminococcaceae bacterium KH2T8 genome:
- a CDS encoding phosphoglycolate phosphatase: MCNLIFDIDGTLWNTTEIVAVAWQKATDEHGKSKAVITAELLKKEFGKTMDVIAEDIFPDITSPKERQELITLCCRYEHERLHAITSDVADSIMFDGVKDTLRDLSRSHRLFIVSNCQKGYVELFTEKSGTDDIIEDHLCFGVTGTCKGETIMTLMKRNGLSAEDTYYVGDTLGDYEACQLAGIRFIFCKYGFGEVKTPYKAIDSFSELKDLFA; the protein is encoded by the coding sequence ATGTGTAATCTGATATTCGACATAGACGGTACGCTCTGGAATACAACGGAGATAGTAGCCGTAGCATGGCAGAAGGCCACTGATGAGCACGGCAAATCCAAGGCCGTGATAACAGCCGAACTTCTAAAGAAAGAATTCGGTAAGACGATGGACGTCATCGCGGAAGATATCTTTCCCGATATCACCTCTCCGAAAGAAAGACAGGAGCTCATCACCCTGTGCTGCAGATATGAGCACGAAAGGCTGCATGCGATAACTTCAGATGTAGCCGATTCGATAATGTTCGACGGTGTAAAGGATACTTTGAGGGACTTGAGCCGCAGTCACAGGCTCTTTATCGTGAGCAACTGCCAGAAGGGATATGTCGAGCTCTTTACGGAGAAATCCGGGACGGATGACATCATCGAAGACCACCTCTGCTTCGGAGTTACCGGAACATGCAAGGGCGAAACGATCATGACCCTCATGAAAAGAAACGGTCTTTCCGCTGAAGATACATACTATGTCGGCGACACTCTCGGTGACTACGAAGCCTGTCAGCTCGCCGGGATAAGGTTCATCTTCTGTAAATACGGATTCGGTGAAGTTAAGACACCTTATAAAGCTATCGACTCTTTCTCAGAACTGAAGGATCTTTTCGCGTAA
- a CDS encoding peptidase T. Metallo peptidase. MEROPS family M20B, whose product MNTIERFLRYISVDTASSETSGKHPSTEGQFDLAKMIVTDLLKMGISRDDLYFDEEHCYIYAVLKSNTSKDIPAVGFISHMDTSPEASGKDVRPQFVFDYDGDDIELKNGKVLSPSVFPELLLYKGQTLITTDGETLLGADDKAGIAEIMAMIDHFIESPDIEHGDIRIAFTPDEEIGEGTEFFDIERFGADLAYTVDGGILGEISYENFNAASANITVKGCNVHPGEAKDKMINSQRIALEIDSSLPDNERPETTCDREGFFHLCNMSGDVSETVMKYIIRDHDKEKFEEKKSRIRKICEDIAALHPGCEITADISDTYYNMLEKIAPDNMFIVDTCKRTMKNIGIEPIDVPVRGGTDGAMLSFKGLPCPNICAGGHNFHGVYEYISVESMDKIAELLVGIVLEFAKG is encoded by the coding sequence ATGAATACGATCGAAAGGTTCTTAAGATATATTTCAGTCGATACGGCATCTTCCGAGACGAGCGGTAAACACCCAAGTACTGAGGGTCAGTTTGATCTCGCGAAGATGATCGTAACGGATCTTCTGAAGATGGGGATCTCAAGAGACGATCTCTATTTTGACGAAGAGCATTGCTATATCTATGCGGTTCTTAAGAGCAACACGTCGAAGGATATCCCTGCAGTGGGATTCATATCGCATATGGATACATCTCCCGAGGCATCGGGTAAGGATGTGAGACCGCAGTTCGTATTTGATTACGACGGTGATGATATCGAACTTAAGAATGGCAAGGTATTAAGTCCTTCTGTATTCCCTGAGCTGTTGCTCTATAAGGGTCAGACTCTTATCACGACTGACGGAGAGACGTTGCTCGGCGCAGATGATAAGGCCGGTATCGCAGAAATCATGGCAATGATCGATCACTTTATCGAGAGTCCCGATATCGAGCATGGTGACATCCGCATCGCCTTTACGCCTGATGAGGAGATAGGAGAAGGTACCGAGTTCTTTGATATAGAGAGGTTTGGTGCCGATCTGGCCTACACCGTAGACGGCGGTATATTGGGCGAGATCTCTTATGAGAACTTTAATGCGGCATCGGCAAATATCACGGTCAAAGGATGTAATGTTCACCCCGGCGAAGCGAAGGATAAGATGATCAATTCCCAGAGGATCGCCCTTGAGATCGACAGCTCACTGCCTGATAACGAGAGACCCGAGACAACGTGTGACAGGGAAGGATTCTTCCATCTGTGCAATATGAGCGGAGATGTCTCCGAGACGGTCATGAAGTATATTATCAGGGATCACGATAAGGAGAAGTTTGAGGAGAAGAAATCCCGTATCAGGAAGATCTGTGAAGATATCGCGGCACTTCATCCGGGTTGTGAGATCACAGCGGATATCTCCGATACGTATTACAACATGTTGGAGAAGATTGCTCCTGATAACATGTTCATCGTCGATACATGTAAGAGAACGATGAAGAATATTGGGATAGAGCCGATAGATGTTCCCGTAAGAGGCGGTACTGACGGCGCGATGCTGTCGTTTAAAGGACTGCCGTGTCCTAATATCTGTGCGGGCGGGCATAATTTCCATGGCGTATATGAGTATATCAGTGTCGAATCGATGGATAAGATAGCTGAGCTTCTTGTTGGGATAGTCCTGGAATTTGCCAAGGGCTGA